The Cygnus olor isolate bCygOlo1 chromosome 18, bCygOlo1.pri.v2, whole genome shotgun sequence genome includes a window with the following:
- the CHMP6 gene encoding charged multivesicular body protein 6, producing MGNLFGRKRRSRVTEQDKAVLQLKQQRDKLRQYQKRISLNLERERALARQLLKEGKKEKALLLLKKKRYQEQLLDRTDNQISNLERMVQDIEFTQIEMKVIEGLKIGNECLNKMHQVMSIEEVERIIGETQDAVEYQRQIDELLAGSLTEEDEDAILEELNTITQEQLELPEVPSEPLPEEIAEPTPIKNRPKPELVAAS from the exons atGGGGAACCTGTTCGGGAGGAAGCGGCGCAGCCGCGTCACGGAGCAGGACAAGGCCGTGCTG cagctgaagcagcagcgCGACAAGCTGAGGCAGTACCAGAAGCGGATCAGCCTCAACCTGGAGCGGGAGCGAGCGCTGGCCCggcagctgctgaaggagggCAAGAAAGA aaaaGCCCTGCTCTTGCTGAAGAAGAAGCGCTACCAAGAGCAGCTTCTGGACAGAACGGATAACCAGATCAGCAACTTGGAGCGGATG GTCCAGGATATCGAGTTCACCCAGATCGAAATGAAGGTCATCGAGGGTCTGAAAATAGGCAACGAATGTCTGAACAAGATGCACCAG GTTATGTCAATAGAAGAAGTGGAAAGAATAATAGGTGAAACCCAAGATGCTGTGGAGTACCAGAGG CAAATAGATGAGCTACTGGCTGGCAGCCTGActgaggaagatgaagatgcCATTCTAGAAGAATTAAACACTATTACTCAG GAACAGCTGGAGCTTCCAGAAGTTCCTTCTGAGCCACTCCCGGAAGAGATCGCAG aACCAACACCAATCAAGAACAGGCCAAAACCAGAGCTTGTGGCAGCATCCTAA